The window ATCCCAGCCTCAATAGAACTTAACACAGTCTCGTTTTCTTTTGTCCGACTACTTACTGTAGTAGAAGTGGGCGTTGATGTTCCCAACGCCACAGTCATTTTCATCGACCACGCCGATCGCTTTGGCTTGGCTCAACTCCACCAATTAAGAGGTCGTGTCGGTCGAGGTTCGCACCGTTCCTATTGTTTGCTGCTCAATACTAGTAAAACAGCAGAAGCTAAGGCACGTCTTGAGGTGTTGGAAAAGTCTACTGATGGGTTCTTTATTTCGGAAATGGATTTACGGCTGCGTGGGCCAGGTGTTGTGATGGGTTATCGACAGTCGGGAATTTCCGAATTTGCTCTGGCTAATATACTGGATGATGAGGATTTGCTGAATTTAGCTCGTAAGATAGCATTAGCGATCGTCAAAACTAACCCAAATTTAGAGCAACATCCATCGCTGGTTGCAGAACTCAAAAGACGACAGTTGACCACTTGGAATGGCGCTCTCAATTAAGAGGTTCCCCATATCTAGGCTACAATGAAACTGATCGTTATTTTTAGAACAACTCAGTAAAACATTTTTTAGGGAAATTGATTGGAGAGTGAAAATAGGGAATAAGGGCAAGTCTAGTTACAAATCCAATAGTAAATAAGTCCTTATTCCCATCAATAATCGCATTCATATTAAGATATAGATGCGATTTGTATTCAAGATATCTGGTTCACTAAAATAGATTAGTCACAACATCATTCACTATCTCAATCAAATCCGAAAGACTATCATCGTCAAGGTCAATTGCATCTGCTAAATTGCTACTGTCGGTGGGAGTGCTATTGCCTAGTTGATGGAGCTTATCTTGAACTTGTTGAAAATTTTGCTGGTATTTCCAATCTCGATAAGCCCACTTATTGATCTCAGATGAATCGAAATTAGGTTTTGGCATAATTCCTCCAAAAATGGACATTTTTCGCCTGTTGGTGTAATATAGGCTTTTAAGCCTATGCTTTTGATGCAACTTGTGCTTTAGTCTTGGCTAGTCTCGGCTCAGCACGTAAGCAGTCCCGATAATTACAGCTGGTATTGCGACCGCCGCAACAACAGGGGCTACCGCTACAGCTGCGACTGTTGTACCACCGCTGCTGACGGCGATTGCACCTATCCCAGCTACGCTTCCTTTAGCAGCAAGTGCTGTACCAGCAAGAGTTCCCACTGTGGCTAGAGTTGAGTCGTTCATAGGTTTTGGTTTTTTACCTTATTTTGGTGAGTGCCTTTCATAAAACCAGTTTGGCTTTAGCTTACAAAAAGCGAAAGAGTCGGTATTTTCTCTCGAATTAGCTTTTTGTAAGAGATTTGTATTAAAATTCGATCCTTGACAAAAGTTATTTAATAAGGTATATCCGATGGGATTCAGAGCTTCTGAGTGGGGAAAAAAGCAAATTGAACTAGCTAGAGAGAAAAAGCGTAGCGATTCTAACGCTAAAGCTTATGAGTTTGACGATGCACTACTTGTGGAGGCTAGTCGGCTGCTAGATCCTGAAAAAAACTGGTGCCAGGGAAAAAATATATATGCTGATGGCTGCTCAATTCAGAATTGGAAGCGTTTTCGGACAGGAAAAGACATCGGCGATGAGGTTTTCAAGGCTTTCTGCAAAGTTCTGGGGCTTTACTGGAGAGATATTGTTGACTATGAAAGCAATAGTCAACTCCAAAAAAGTGTGGACAGAGATAAGTCTCTTGAGAGCTTCTGGATTGGCAGAAAAGATTTAATTGATAAGCTTTCTACCAAGCTACGAGGAAACCATTATGTTCTCGTTTTGACAGGTCTGACTGGCATTGGTAAAACTTCACTGGGTTATCAATTGGCAAAAGCATTGCAGACAGACAACTTCAAGCGTATTATCCGCGTGAATTTTGAATGCTACCGAACGACAGACTTTGCAAAAATTGCGGCAGATGAATTGTTACCACCGTGTGGAGAAAACGTAACACCACAAGAGCGCAAAGACCCGGAAAAATTGCTAGATAAGCTGCTAAAAATTTTGTGTAATAACCCTTATCTGCTACAGATGGATTCGCTAGAAAATCTGCTAAAAGGAGATGAAAACACTGGTTGGAATAACTTTCAAGATGAGTGGTGGGTGACATTTTTTCAAAAGTTATTGATAGCTCCTGAATGTCAGAGTAGGCTTATTTTGACTTCTCAGGATTTACCTAACCAGTTTAAAGATTTGTCACATCAACAGATTTCGATTGGAGAAGGAGTACAACTAGAACTTGAAGCTATGGGGCGTTGGTATTTTCAACCTGTAACTGGGCTAAATCATCTAGAGCAGTTGGAATTGTTCAAAAAAACTGGAATAGAAATTGACCTTACATCAGGCAATGATTTTGATTTGAAGCGAATAGACTATTTAGAGCGAATAGGGGCTGCCTATGAAGGACATCCGCAAGCATTGCGATGGATCGCTTTTGAAATTTGGAGCCAGGAAGATGGATTTGCTGGTGATGTTGAAGCTTACTGGAACAAGTACAGTGGAGAAATAGAAAAAATTGAGAAAGCGACTCAAGAAATTAAGCGAGAAAACGATCAATCTAAAATAGCTAAATTAACAGATTACTTGAAGAAAAAGCAACTTGAAAAACTCCTTAAGCGGCAAATTGATCGATTAAAAGCTAGCATTTTGGACGCTTATAGGTTGCTTTGTGTTGGCTCTGCTTATCGCAAAGCAGTGCCCAAGGAAGCATGGTTTTGTAGTTTTAAGGACAAGTTTCCTAATCATAAGGATGAGCAGCTAGATTTAGCATTTAACGCTTTGTTCTATCGTTCTCTAGTTGAAATAGAAGATTTTATTGAAAATAAGAAGCGGATAAGGTTACACAATTTGGTTCGCAGCGTAGTTTTGTCGAATTTACCACGAAGGAACTCAGGAAAACCTCAAGATGACAAACAATTTTGCTGAAGTAGATGTAAAAATTAAACAAATCATAGAAAGCCTTGATTTGGCGGCAGGAGGTGAGTTAGCGCCTGTGGATATAAGCCTTGATTTAACTATTGGAGAATCAAGTGAAATATACCTAGAAGATATCCACAATGGCGCACTTAAATGGTGGCTCGTCGAGTACCAACCGGAGCCAGATGCTTCCAATATAGAGAAGGTACAAGGCTACTTGGAAGCAGTCTACCATCTCTGTGAATCAGGAGCATGGATAAAAGCTAGAGAAATACCTTTTTTTGTACCCTTTAATAGTCCTACGGGAGACCCCCTACATCAACTCCTGAATACCTGGGGTTACTATAGTGACCAGGATAGCTTATACCAACAAATCTTAGATTCAGACAAAGATTTACCCCTTGACCTGAAGGTAATTTTTTTAAATGGTCGAGGTGATGCTAAGTTTGATATGAAACAGGATGAAGAAGCTTATGAGTGCTATGAATTAGCCCTATCAATAGCCCGTAAAATACACAATAAGCAACAGGAAGGTATGGCACTAAGAGGTTTAGGAAAAGTCTGCTGGGCGCAGAAAGATTATAAAAATTCTATTTATTATTTTAGCAGTCACTTGAAGCTTGCTAAAGAAATTAATAATACACAGCAAATAGGAATAGCGCTTCAAAATATTGGTAATGTCTACCGATGTTTAAATCAACATGAAAAAGCGCTTGAATATTATCGTAATAGTTATGAAATATGCAATACAACAGATGATCTACGAGGCAAAGCAAAAACGATACTCAGTTTTGGCAAGAGTTACTCCTTCAAAAGTCAATACGATACAGCCATACTTTACTTTTGTGAAAGCTTAGAAATTTTCCGTAATATTGAAGATCCAATTGGAAAACGCGAAGCAAGTTTTTTATTGGGCAGTTCTTACCAGCAATTGGGTAAACTTAAGGAAGCAAAAGATTGTTATGAGCAAAGCTTGAAAATTACCCAAGAACCCCGCGAATACGAAATGGAAGCTAATACCATTTTTGAATTGGGATGGGTTTGTTTTTATCTTGAAGAATTCAAACAAGCTGCTGAATGTTATAAAAAATTTTTAAACATAGCTAATAACTTTTTATTGCAATTGCAAGGTGATGCCATGTCTCAGTTGGGTCTAATTTTCAATAAATTAAAAGAATTTGATACCTCCATTAGATACAGTCAAGATGCTTTAAAATGGTTTCAGAAAACAGGCCATAAAGTAGGAGAAGGTTATGCCCTCGGCAATATTGGTGTATCTTTACGAGAACTGGATAAATATAATGATGCAATTGAATATTTTAAAAAAGCAATTGAAATAGATGATAATTTAAGTGATGTGTTTAATAAAGGAGTGATTTTGCGAGATTTAGGTATTACTTATAGAAAAATGAAAATGTATCAAGCATCAATTGATTACCTGTATCAATCAATGGAAATTCTGAATCAATATAAGCAAAGAGTAGATTATGACAAAGAGTTTCAAGAAACATTAAATGAGTTGGAATTGACTAAAAAAGGTGCAGAAACTTTACCCTGCACCCTACGAATATAAATCTCAATTTTAACTGTTTTCCTTCCCATTCCTTGATTCTACAAATTTATATGCCGCGTATGCTCCGACTCCAACGGCGATCGCACCCAAAGCTACAGGGCCAAGAGCAGAGACAGCAGCAGCGGCTGCCATACCAGCTGCTGCTCCCGACGAGCTAGATCCCCCTGAAAATGATACAGATGAGGGACGAGACCGAAAATCTGTTCGTGTAGGCTGCATCGATATTGGGTTGGGTTGAGCAGGGGTGGAACTGGCAAGGTAAGTTCCCTGTTGTTGAGATGTAGGTTGTGCCGCTGTGTTATTGTAAATCGTCGTTCGTAGGGGTGCTGAACCCAAATCTATCCGTTTTGGTTGGTTTTTTGACATTTGGCAAATTCCTGCAAAATATTATACCAACAATTATAGCTATTCACAATTTGTGAGTGTCAACTAGAAAAAAGCTATTTCTTAAATAAGAGTGACGAAATTTAGTTTTAGACATATAAACAGCTTCCTTAACTTTCCACTGTTTGTGAGGGAGTAATTCTTTAACATTTTGTAGTTTAACTAAACATCTATAATCACCTGTAATTTGAAAAATGATTTTAGCGATCGTCTGACAACAAGCATCAGGATATTTAACAACTTGCAATTCAGAAAACCGAATTACCACCCAATTTCTTTCTAAGAAAAACCGATTTCGTTGATTATCTTTATTCCTATCCATACAATGATGAGGTTTTCCCGTTTTTCCATCATAAGGTTCGTCAATCTCGATATCTATAGCTAAACCTGATAGTCGATGAACTAGAATAAAGTCAGCAGTGTAAGAAAAAGATTTGCCAGGAACAGCAAACTCACCACCCATACAGAAATCACATAAATCAGAAAAATAACGACATAAATAAACAAAAAACTGCTTTTCACTTACTCCTTGTTGTACTTGTATTTTCCCCTGGCTTGCTGGCGGTTGAACAATCTCTCTCAACAATTTCTTAAGCAACTTAGAACGTTTCTGCAACAGAGAACTATAATGCTCGTTTTCCTTACCTTTTGACTGCACACGACGCAATTGATAAGTTTCGTATTCAGCTAATTGTTGTTGATACTCAGCCAAGCGTTGGTGATAGCGATTCTGCCGTTGAAAATCAACGAAGCGCACATAACAAAAAACTGCTACTGCACTAATTGAAGCAAATACCAGCGATAACCAAAAAGCTATAACATTAATGTCAAATAGCCAGCTAATTAATATTAATACTACAACGCTGAATATCCAAAGCTGAATTACTAAATAGTAACGGGAATGAAAAAAAAATGGAGTACGCGGAGGGAAAGGCTGTTTTATTGTAGGAGTAGCATTTTCCTCCAAAACTGGTATTGGATTATTTATACAGAATTGACTAATTGAATCAGGGATAAATAAAACTGGATAAAAACCTCGTATTGAATTCATAATTTAAATCAAACATAATTATCAATTGCTAAATTACAAAAAAGGTAGCTATAACCCATCATCT of the Phormidium ambiguum IAM M-71 genome contains:
- a CDS encoding ATP-binding protein, producing MGFRASEWGKKQIELAREKKRSDSNAKAYEFDDALLVEASRLLDPEKNWCQGKNIYADGCSIQNWKRFRTGKDIGDEVFKAFCKVLGLYWRDIVDYESNSQLQKSVDRDKSLESFWIGRKDLIDKLSTKLRGNHYVLVLTGLTGIGKTSLGYQLAKALQTDNFKRIIRVNFECYRTTDFAKIAADELLPPCGENVTPQERKDPEKLLDKLLKILCNNPYLLQMDSLENLLKGDENTGWNNFQDEWWVTFFQKLLIAPECQSRLILTSQDLPNQFKDLSHQQISIGEGVQLELEAMGRWYFQPVTGLNHLEQLELFKKTGIEIDLTSGNDFDLKRIDYLERIGAAYEGHPQALRWIAFEIWSQEDGFAGDVEAYWNKYSGEIEKIEKATQEIKRENDQSKIAKLTDYLKKKQLEKLLKRQIDRLKASILDAYRLLCVGSAYRKAVPKEAWFCSFKDKFPNHKDEQLDLAFNALFYRSLVEIEDFIENKKRIRLHNLVRSVVLSNLPRRNSGKPQDDKQFC
- a CDS encoding DUF1206 domain-containing protein, with product MSKNQPKRIDLGSAPLRTTIYNNTAAQPTSQQQGTYLASSTPAQPNPISMQPTRTDFRSRPSSVSFSGGSSSSGAAAGMAAAAAVSALGPVALGAIAVGVGAYAAYKFVESRNGKENS
- a CDS encoding tetratricopeptide repeat protein translates to MTNNFAEVDVKIKQIIESLDLAAGGELAPVDISLDLTIGESSEIYLEDIHNGALKWWLVEYQPEPDASNIEKVQGYLEAVYHLCESGAWIKAREIPFFVPFNSPTGDPLHQLLNTWGYYSDQDSLYQQILDSDKDLPLDLKVIFLNGRGDAKFDMKQDEEAYECYELALSIARKIHNKQQEGMALRGLGKVCWAQKDYKNSIYYFSSHLKLAKEINNTQQIGIALQNIGNVYRCLNQHEKALEYYRNSYEICNTTDDLRGKAKTILSFGKSYSFKSQYDTAILYFCESLEIFRNIEDPIGKREASFLLGSSYQQLGKLKEAKDCYEQSLKITQEPREYEMEANTIFELGWVCFYLEEFKQAAECYKKFLNIANNFLLQLQGDAMSQLGLIFNKLKEFDTSIRYSQDALKWFQKTGHKVGEGYALGNIGVSLRELDKYNDAIEYFKKAIEIDDNLSDVFNKGVILRDLGITYRKMKMYQASIDYLYQSMEILNQYKQRVDYDKEFQETLNELELTKKGAETLPCTLRI